One stretch of Mus pahari chromosome 15, PAHARI_EIJ_v1.1, whole genome shotgun sequence DNA includes these proteins:
- the Ankrd26 gene encoding ankyrin repeat domain-containing protein 26 isoform X2, translating into MYEALSQSDVKFAPQEEKTMINEQLPFGNMESLRTQRQRSPQKVDVTHTGICPWIETEAKTWNEVEAAQEGGPGETRKDVAASWSQVELMELTSELAKERMQDDSCKMEVQKYKELYLKELRSNNALLSRLQNRTCKCSERSCSNHGEEMRWKTSSMVALVGPCPECPQVPYLTSSTMEPQGNVSQPSQCPEARCECMENPRSLSEDKEKVWLELISSVRFLHCALHRETRRTKELQKELAEMKKIFNMPPQQGRGHEDRRHSCREVSKVSQAEMGVPVAMIRLEGEATTAENLVCVHETPSASLLTKMELEMESIKSAIAEVNTQERLAKKELEVIKHLYRGELEHIDNLSVVGAEHVNVKREKV; encoded by the exons aTGTATGAAGCTCTATCTCAaagtgatgtaaa ATTTGCCCCACAAGAGGAGAAGACTATGATAAATGAACAGTTGCCTTTTGGAAACATGGAAAGCTtgagaacacagagacagagatctcCTCAGAAGGTGGATGTGACACACACTGGAATCTGTCCATGGATAGAAACTGAGGCAAAAACTTGGAATGAG GTGGAAGCAGCACAGGAAGGAGGACCGGGGGAGACAAGGAAGGACGTTGCTGCATCGTGGAGTCAGGTGGAGCTGATGGAGCTCACATCTGAGCTTGCTAAAGAGAGAATGCAAGATGATTCTTGTAAAATGGAAGTGCAAAAATATAAGGAACTCTATCTAAAAGAACTAAGAAGTAATAACGCCTTACTCTCACGCCTTCAAAACag GACTTGCAAGTGTTCAGAGCGGTCATGTTCAAATCATGGGGAGGAGATGCGGTGGAAGACCTCTTCAATGGTGGCTCTTGTAGGGCCCTGCCCTGAGTGCCCTCAAGTGCCATATCTAACAAGCAGCACCATGGAGCCACAAGGAAATGTGTCCCAACCCTCCCAATGCCCAGAAGCCAGATGTGAATGCATGGAAAATCCTAGGAGTTTG TCTGAAGATAAGGAGAAAGTATGGCTTGAACTGATCAGCTCTGTACGTTTTCTACACTGTGCTTTGCATCGAGAAACCAGGAGGACTAAAGAGCTACAAAAGGAGCTAGCCGA AATGAAGAAGATCTTTAACATGCCCCCACAGCAAGGGCGTGGACATGAAGACAGAAGACATAGTTGtcgtgaggtttcaaaagtcagTCAAGCTGAAATGGGTGTTCCAGTCGCCATGATAAGACTTGAG GGAGAAGCAACAACTGCAGAAAACCTAGTGTGCGTTCATGAGACTCCAAGTGCCTCACTCCTAACTAAGATGGAACTTGAAATGGAAAGTATCAAATCTGCTATTGCTGAAGTGAACACCCAGGAACGCTTGGCTAAAAAAGAGCTGGAAGTAATTAAGCACCTTTACCGAGGAGAGTTAGAACACATAGACAACTTGTCTGTCGTCGGAGCGGAGCATGTAAatgtgaagagagagaaggtATAG
- the Ankrd26 gene encoding ankyrin repeat domain-containing protein 26 isoform X1, with protein sequence MYEALSQSDVKFAPQEEKTMINEQLPFGNMESLRTQRQRSPQKVDVTHTGICPWIETEAKTWNELRESLVMLKAAKKMRCRIQRIEIENSKLVVTIEKQAREMEALGEKLLNAGISVVEAAQEGGPGETRKDVAASWSQVELMELTSELAKERMQDDSCKMEVQKYKELYLKELRSNNALLSRLQNRTCKCSERSCSNHGEEMRWKTSSMVALVGPCPECPQVPYLTSSTMEPQGNVSQPSQCPEARCECMENPRSLSEDKEKVWLELISSVRFLHCALHRETRRTKELQKELAEMKKIFNMPPQQGRGHEDRRHSCREVSKVSQAEMGVPVAMIRLEGEATTAENLVCVHETPSASLLTKMELEMESIKSAIAEVNTQERLAKKELEVIKHLYRGELEHIDNLSVVGAEHVNVKREKV encoded by the exons aTGTATGAAGCTCTATCTCAaagtgatgtaaa ATTTGCCCCACAAGAGGAGAAGACTATGATAAATGAACAGTTGCCTTTTGGAAACATGGAAAGCTtgagaacacagagacagagatctcCTCAGAAGGTGGATGTGACACACACTGGAATCTGTCCATGGATAGAAACTGAGGCAAAAACTTGGAATGAG TTACGAGAATCACTAGTGATGCTAAAAGCTGCCAAGAAGATGCGCTGTAGGATTCAGAG gatTGAAATTGAAAATTCCAAGTTAGTCGTCACAATTGAAAAACAAGCAAGAGAAATGGAAGCACTTGGTGAAAAACTGTTGAATGCAGGAATCAGTGTG GTGGAAGCAGCACAGGAAGGAGGACCGGGGGAGACAAGGAAGGACGTTGCTGCATCGTGGAGTCAGGTGGAGCTGATGGAGCTCACATCTGAGCTTGCTAAAGAGAGAATGCAAGATGATTCTTGTAAAATGGAAGTGCAAAAATATAAGGAACTCTATCTAAAAGAACTAAGAAGTAATAACGCCTTACTCTCACGCCTTCAAAACag GACTTGCAAGTGTTCAGAGCGGTCATGTTCAAATCATGGGGAGGAGATGCGGTGGAAGACCTCTTCAATGGTGGCTCTTGTAGGGCCCTGCCCTGAGTGCCCTCAAGTGCCATATCTAACAAGCAGCACCATGGAGCCACAAGGAAATGTGTCCCAACCCTCCCAATGCCCAGAAGCCAGATGTGAATGCATGGAAAATCCTAGGAGTTTG TCTGAAGATAAGGAGAAAGTATGGCTTGAACTGATCAGCTCTGTACGTTTTCTACACTGTGCTTTGCATCGAGAAACCAGGAGGACTAAAGAGCTACAAAAGGAGCTAGCCGA AATGAAGAAGATCTTTAACATGCCCCCACAGCAAGGGCGTGGACATGAAGACAGAAGACATAGTTGtcgtgaggtttcaaaagtcagTCAAGCTGAAATGGGTGTTCCAGTCGCCATGATAAGACTTGAG GGAGAAGCAACAACTGCAGAAAACCTAGTGTGCGTTCATGAGACTCCAAGTGCCTCACTCCTAACTAAGATGGAACTTGAAATGGAAAGTATCAAATCTGCTATTGCTGAAGTGAACACCCAGGAACGCTTGGCTAAAAAAGAGCTGGAAGTAATTAAGCACCTTTACCGAGGAGAGTTAGAACACATAGACAACTTGTCTGTCGTCGGAGCGGAGCATGTAAatgtgaagagagagaaggtATAG